A region of Porites lutea chromosome 13, jaPorLute2.1, whole genome shotgun sequence DNA encodes the following proteins:
- the LOC140922348 gene encoding uncharacterized protein, producing the protein MWRNELPLLETMEVPRCFKLTGMNGLKKIELHHFSDASTEGYGQCSYLRLVDTSDEVNCSLVMGKARVTPLKPITIPRLELTAAVVSVRVSDMLRRELQYDELEEVFWTDSKVAQAYIQNDARRFHTFVANRVQQIRERTLPEQWHYVDGKNNPADDASRGLSPKDLLQSSRWLQGPSFLWEHRGNWRDFNKSAPEPLQLDDKEVKKASSLATSVSNKEEPATLLQRLESFSSWFRAKRAVAVCLRYRRILLNQVRGNQMTTEGVKTRSAAREYNSVNVEELNAAEREITRHVQKEAFKEEISKLKNPTTRGEAKGSSPLFRLDPFLDLNDLVRVGGRIRQASLSQDTKHPVVLPGQGHITKILASHCHEKALHQGKGITLNEIRSSGFWIIGDGTMVSRMIHECVTCRRLRAKVQEQKMADLPEDRLTPTPPFTYCGVDYFGPWYVKEGRKELKRYGVLFTCLVARAIHLEVANSLETDSYINALRRFICRRGPVRQMRSDNGSNFIGARRELKEALAEMDRDQVKVEMLKENCDWFEVKFNVPSASHMGGIWELQIRSVRSVLSALLESNGQQMNDEALCTFMCEAEAVVNSRPLTAESITSPGSAEALTPNHFLTLKTKVVVPPPGIFKSADLYSKKWWRRVQHLTNEFWLRWKKEFLLSLQERQKWTKPRKNLQVNDVVIIKEDDVPRNQWRVCRVVEALPDEDGLVRKVKLEVGNRDLASSRKRSQPLATLERPIHKLVLLMSAEDE; encoded by the coding sequence ATGTGGAGAAACGAACTTCCCCTGTTAGAGACGATGGAAGTTCCAAGATGCTTCAAGCTAACGGGAATGAACGGCCTCAAGAAGATCGAGCTACATCACTTCTCGGATGCAAGCACTGAAGGATATGGCCAGTGCTCTTACCTCCGTTTGGTAGACACAAGCGACGAAGTTAACTGCTCACTGGTGATGGGGAAAGCACGTGTGACTCCTTTAAAGCCGATCACTATACCGCGCCTTGAGCTAACGGCCGCCGTGGTATCCGTCAGAGTTAGCGACATGCTGAGACGAGAGCTCCAATATGATGAATTAGAAGAAGTGTTCTGGACCGATAGTAAAGTGGCCCAGGCATACATCCAGAACGATGCACGCCGCTTCCATACGTTCGTTGCGAACCGAGTGCAACAGATTAGGGAGCGGACCCTACCAGAACAGTGGCATTACGTTGACGGAAAAAACAACCCCGCTGACGACGCTTCTCGTGGTCTCAGTCCCAAAGACCTCCTGCAATCTTCAAGATGGTTACAAGGACCTTCCTTTCTGTGGGAACACCGTGGCAACTGGAGGGACTTTAATAAGAGTGCACCCGAACCCCTCCAGCTAGACGAcaaagaagtaaagaaagcaTCATCATTAGCCACAAGCGTTTCGAACAAGGAAGAACCCGCCACCCTGCTTCAACGCCTGGAAAGCTTTTCAAGCTGGTTTAGAGCGAAGCGCGCAGTAGCAGTGTGTTTGCGGTATCGAAGAATTCTACTGAATCAAGTTCGTGGAAACCAGATGACTACAGAAGGAGTTAAGACAAGATCTGCAGCACGCGAGTACAACTCAGTAAACGTAGAAGAGTTAAATGCAGCAGAACGAGAAATAACCAGACATGTacaaaaggaggcttttaaGGAAGAAATAAGCAAACTGAAGAACCCGACCACAAGAGGAGAAGCAAAGGGATCAAGCCCACTCTTTCGTTTAGATCCATTTCTAGATCTGAATGATCTGGTGAGAGTTGGTGGTCGCATCAGACAAGCAAGCCTATCGCAAGACACAAAGCACCCTGTTGTCCTACCAGGACAAGGTCACATCACCAAGATCCTAGCCAGTCACTGCCATGAGAAAGCCCTGCATCAAGGAAAGGGGATCACCCTCAATGAGATCCGGTCTTCAGGCTTCTGGATCATAGGTGATGGTACAATGGTCTCTAGAATGATCCACGAATGCGTTACCTGTAGGAGACTCAGAGCAAAGGTACAAGAGCAGAAAATGGCGGATCTTCCAGAGGACAGGCTAACACCCACCCCTCCTTTTACATACTGTGGAGTGGACTATTTTGGCCCTTGGTACGTGAAAGAAGGACGCAAGGAACTCAAGCGGTATGGAGTCCTATTCACATGTCTAGTCGCAAGAGCGATTCACTTAGAAGTAGCCAACTCTTTGGAAACGGACTCGTACATTAACGCTCTTCGCCGCTTTATATGCAGACGTGGTCCCGTGCGCCAGATGCGTAGCGACAATGGTTCGAACTTCATTGGAGCACGAAGAGAATTGAAGGAAGCGCTAGCCGAAATGGATCGAGATCAAGTGAAGGTAGAGATGTTGAAAGAAAACTGTGATTGGTTTGAAGTCAAATTTAACGTCCCTTCTGCCAGCCACATGGGTGGAATCTGGGAGCTTCAGATTCGAAGCGTTAGGAGTGTGCTCTCAGCCCTGCTAGAAAGTAACGGTCAGCAAATGAATGATGAAGCTTTATGTACCTTCATGTGCGAAGCAGAGGCAGTGGTTAATAGTCGACCCCTAACAGCAGAAAGCATCACATCACCAGGATCTGCAGAAGCGCTGACCCCAAATCACTTCCTTACTTTGAAGACAAAGGTTGTGGTACCTCCGCCAGGGATATTCAAGTCTGCCGACCTCTACTCAAAGAAATGGTGGCGACGTGTGCAGCACCTCACAAATGAATTCTGGCTTCGGTGGAAAAAGGAATTTCTCCTTTCTTTGCAAGAACGACAAAAGTGGACCAAACCCAGGAAAAATCTCCAAGTAAATGATGTCGTTATCATTAAGGAAGATGACGTACCTAGAAACCAGTGGAGAGTGTGCCGTGTTGTTGAGGCTCTGCCGGATGAAGATGGACTGGTACGCAAAGTGAAGCTTGAAGTTGGCAACCGGGACCTAGCATCGAGCAGAAAGAGAAGCCAGCCCTTAGCAACTTTGGAAAGGCCTATCCACAAACTGGTGCTGCTGATGTCTGCAGAAGATGAGTAA
- the LOC140922349 gene encoding uncharacterized protein translates to MFHQVHVNEEHRDLLRFLWWDQGDTTKEPTRYRMTVHLFGATSSPGCANLALRTAADDSKDDLGVEAASFTKENFYVDDGLRSVPTVPEATKLIKNAIEMCMRGGFKLHKFTSNSKEVVESIPVESRAKEIKEIDLNCDLLPPERVLGVEWNIENDVFKFRTPLKTNH, encoded by the coding sequence ATGTTCCACCAGGTCCACGTCAATGAGGAGCATCGCGACCTTCTCCGCTTTCTCTGGTGGGACCAAGGAGACACCACAAAGGAACCAACAAGGTATCGAATGACTGTACACCTGTTTGGTGCCACCTCTTCTCCTGGCTGTGCTAATCTAGCACTAAGAACTGCCGCTGATGATAGTAAAGACGACCTGGGAGTTGAAGCAGCCTCTTTCACTAAGGAAAATTTTTACGTTGACGATGGGTTAAGGTCAGTCCCAACGGTACCAGAGGCTACCAAATTGATCAAGAACGCCATTGAGATGTGCATGAGAGGCGGTTTCAAACTTCACAAATTCACGTCAAACAGCAAAGAGGTTGTCGAGTCCATACCCGTAGAGTCACGTGCAAAGGAGATCAAAGAAATTGACCTAAACTGCGACCTACTTCCTCCCGAGCGCGTACTTGGCGTCGAATGGAACATTGAAAACGACGTTTTCAAGTTCCGCACACCCTTAAAGACAAACCACTGA